One window of the Granulicella arctica genome contains the following:
- a CDS encoding nucleotide sugar dehydrogenase: MICASPLLENTSLPISTQKRLERLENHTAKVGVIGLGYVGLPLSMLLAEAGFKVTGFDIDMTKVEDLTAGRTYIRRIPQEEIQCALGRGFKATNDFAHISDMDAVIMCVPTPLREHREPDLSFVEETSRSIAPWLREGQLVILESTTYPGTTEELVIPILEAENLRGLKAQGPGVPEEQEVFYVAFSPEREDPGNDTIARRDIPKVVGGHEAIATEMAAVLYEGIFTRAVRVSSTRVAEMTKLLENIYRCVNIALVNELKLLSLKMDVDIWEVIDAAATKPFGFHPFFPGPGLGGHCIPIDPFYLSWKAKEFDFNLRFIELAGEVNEAMPGHVVNYVAEGLNKHNKAMNGAKVLMLGMAYKRDIDDLRESPSLRTMELLRERGCDVVYNDPYVPMVGKGRKYNLNMRSTPLENLDQYDCVLIMTDHSDYDYKQIVESSVLVVDTRNATKGIRSRKIVRC, encoded by the coding sequence ATGATCTGTGCATCACCTTTGCTGGAAAATACCAGCCTGCCGATTAGTACGCAGAAGCGCCTTGAGCGTCTAGAAAACCATACCGCGAAGGTCGGTGTGATTGGCCTTGGCTATGTAGGACTTCCACTGTCGATGTTGCTTGCCGAAGCGGGCTTCAAGGTTACCGGGTTCGATATCGACATGACGAAGGTCGAGGACCTGACGGCTGGTCGAACTTATATTCGGCGCATCCCGCAGGAAGAGATTCAGTGCGCGCTCGGGCGCGGTTTCAAGGCCACGAACGACTTCGCGCATATCTCGGATATGGATGCGGTGATCATGTGTGTGCCGACGCCGCTCCGTGAGCATCGGGAGCCGGACCTGAGCTTTGTTGAGGAGACGTCGCGTTCGATTGCGCCGTGGCTCCGTGAGGGGCAACTGGTCATTCTGGAGAGCACGACGTATCCAGGGACGACGGAAGAGTTGGTCATCCCGATCCTCGAGGCGGAAAACCTACGCGGACTGAAGGCGCAAGGACCCGGAGTGCCGGAGGAGCAGGAGGTCTTCTACGTCGCGTTCTCACCAGAGCGGGAAGACCCAGGGAACGATACGATTGCGCGCCGAGATATCCCGAAGGTGGTTGGCGGGCACGAGGCGATCGCAACGGAGATGGCAGCGGTTTTGTATGAGGGGATCTTTACGCGAGCGGTTCGTGTGTCGTCGACGCGGGTGGCGGAGATGACGAAGCTGCTGGAGAATATCTATCGCTGCGTAAACATCGCGCTGGTGAACGAGCTAAAGCTGCTCTCGTTGAAGATGGATGTGGACATATGGGAGGTGATCGACGCTGCGGCTACGAAGCCGTTCGGCTTTCATCCCTTCTTTCCGGGACCAGGGCTTGGTGGCCACTGCATTCCGATTGACCCGTTTTACCTTAGCTGGAAGGCGAAGGAGTTCGACTTCAATCTGCGCTTTATTGAACTTGCAGGTGAGGTGAACGAGGCGATGCCGGGTCATGTCGTTAACTACGTGGCGGAAGGTCTAAACAAGCACAACAAGGCGATGAACGGGGCGAAGGTCCTGATGTTGGGAATGGCGTACAAGCGCGACATTGACGACCTGCGCGAGTCGCCCTCTTTGCGGACGATGGAGTTGCTCCGGGAGCGTGGCTGCGATGTCGTTTATAACGATCCTTACGTGCCGATGGTGGGTAAGGGGCGCAAGTACAACCTGAACATGAGAAGTACACCGCTTGAGAATCTGGACCAGTATGACTGCGTTCTGATTATGACGGACCACTCAGACTACGACTACAAGCAGATTGTCGAGAGTTCGGTGCTGGTGGTCGATACGCGAAACGCTACGAAGGGCATTCGCTCAAGGAAGATTGTTCGCTGCTGA
- a CDS encoding DegT/DnrJ/EryC1/StrS family aminotransferase, translating to MSTLIAPPQSMIPVARPYIGVEEEQAVLDVLRSGWVTQGPRVIEFERQFAAYVGCEHAVAVSSCTTALQLALLVLGIGSGDDVICPSLSFIATANAIVHTGATPVFGDIDLATYNLDADEIGKLVSPRTKAILVVHQVGLPANMDAIMEVAARYDLPVIEDAACAIGATYNGAHIGNLGNLTCFSFHPRKILTTGEGGMITTNDPALAERLRRLRQHAMSLSDVTRHNATSISTETYDEVGFNFRMTDMQAAIGVIQLARLDTFLQRRRHLAERYTASLRMLPWLVTPATPAESNPNYQSYMVRLLPPVAAQRDHLMQYLLDRSISTRRSIMAIHRELPYRSDSNDAALPRTNLATETGLILPLFHQMTEADQDYIIETIQHFTL from the coding sequence ATGAGCACACTCATCGCACCACCGCAGTCCATGATCCCCGTAGCTCGACCCTACATCGGCGTTGAAGAAGAGCAAGCCGTACTCGACGTCCTCCGCTCCGGCTGGGTTACCCAGGGTCCGCGCGTTATCGAGTTCGAACGACAGTTCGCTGCCTACGTCGGATGCGAGCACGCTGTGGCCGTCTCGTCCTGCACCACGGCCCTGCAACTCGCTCTCCTCGTACTCGGCATCGGCAGTGGCGATGATGTCATCTGCCCCAGTCTGTCTTTCATCGCAACGGCGAATGCAATCGTACACACAGGCGCAACGCCAGTCTTTGGCGATATTGATCTCGCCACCTACAATCTCGATGCCGACGAAATAGGAAAGCTGGTGTCCCCTCGCACGAAGGCGATCCTCGTTGTCCATCAGGTTGGTCTACCAGCAAATATGGACGCGATCATGGAGGTCGCTGCGAGATACGACCTGCCCGTCATTGAGGACGCGGCCTGTGCCATCGGGGCGACCTACAACGGCGCGCATATCGGCAATCTCGGAAACCTCACGTGCTTCAGCTTCCATCCACGGAAGATCCTGACCACTGGCGAGGGCGGCATGATCACGACCAACGATCCCGCTCTCGCCGAGCGCCTGCGCCGACTTCGCCAGCACGCCATGAGCCTCTCCGATGTGACACGTCATAATGCCACCAGCATCAGCACGGAGACCTACGACGAAGTAGGATTCAACTTCCGCATGACCGACATGCAGGCCGCCATTGGGGTCATTCAACTCGCACGACTTGATACCTTCCTTCAGCGGCGTCGTCACCTTGCGGAGCGATACACAGCAAGCCTGCGCATGCTTCCATGGCTGGTCACACCAGCTACTCCAGCAGAATCAAATCCGAACTACCAGTCCTACATGGTCAGGCTTCTCCCGCCTGTCGCCGCACAGCGCGATCACTTGATGCAGTACCTCCTCGATCGATCGATCTCCACCAGGCGATCCATTATGGCAATCCACCGCGAACTCCCGTACCGCTCGGACTCGAATGATGCAGCTCTACCCCGCACAAATCTCGCGACCGAGACTGGCCTGATCCTTCCCCTCTTTCACCAGATGACTGAGGCCGACCAGGACTACATCATCGAGACCATCCAGCACTTCACCCTGTAA
- a CDS encoding DUF4082 domain-containing protein: protein MAQCSAPANAIVAENCLTGNPSSEWDLNTPDGGDPTIQGFATDISVNQGGTVTFKINTTALAYTLSIYRVGYYGGLGARKVANLSVSLPQAQSQPACMTDASVGLVDCGNWAVSATWQVPATAVSGVYFAHLVRTDTGGDSHVVFVVRNDTSHSAILYQTSDETWQAYNYYGGGSLYGPASPNFNLSARSYKVSYNRPFLTRGFAQESDTWLFGPEFPMIQWLEQNGYDVTYSTGVDATRSGTLIQNHKLYMDSGHDEYWAGTQRTNVQAARDAGVNLAFFSGNTMFWKTRWENSIDGTNTPNRTLVCYKETLAFAKIDPSDPPTWTGTYRDPSFSPPADGGIPENAVTGTLFVVNGTGADNDGSLTMKIPAAEGAMRFWRNTAAATLGTNATLTLPPGSIGYEWDTDADNGFRPAGLFDLSSSSYTLTSDLLLDYGATYGAGNAVHHMTFYRAPSGALVFSAGTINWSWGLNSNHQNPFNFTTPAPSATMQQATVNLFADMGVQPTTLQAGIVAATASTDVTPPTSSITSPAAGAALNAGSTVTVTGTAHDVGGVVAAVEFSSDNGTTWHPATGRATWTYTWTPSVVGSTTLLSRAVDDSGNLEAQHNGQLVTVSPQVCPCGGFNASAAPVNADSGDGTAVEVGMKFRADSNGSVLGVRFYKAAANTGQHVGHIWSSSGTQLGTANFVGESASGWQAVNFSAPIPVVANTTYVVSYFAPAGHYSADQYAFQQTGIDDPPVHILANGVDGPDGVFTYGTTGGFPSSGNLATNYWVDVIYTSSNTYNMSGTVSGYGGVGATLTLSGPESSAAVADANGAFTFSGLVNGTYSVTPSNPGVTFTPAAQTVVINGGVVTGVNFTAVVTNPLSIAGTISGGGGVTVNLTGSTTATTTTNASGNYSFTGLLGGTFTVTPILTGYSFTPGSQTVTLSGSSASAVNFAGVLCNCSSIWQPSAVPGLIDANDATPVELGVKFRADSAGLITGVRFYKAGANTGTHIGHLWTSAGVQLGSATFTNESASGWQSVTFASPISVQANTTYIASYFTPTGHYSADTNYFATAGVDSPPLHALANGVDGANGVYLYTSSGAFPTNTYASTNYWVDVVYVPAQAYPLTGTVAGGAGATVALMSTAGATVATTVADGSGNYSFTAYSGTYSVIPSLSGTVFTPGNQNVTVGSAALTGVNFSVPTICPCTTIWPGSVQPGTIDSADTQPYELGVKITADSDGYILGIRFYKSAANAGAHLGNLWSTTGTLLASASFTSESGSGWQQVFFGSPVAVTAGTTYVASYFTPVGRYSSDSAFFASAGVDTPPLHALSNGAGAGDGVFLNAATSGFPTSSYNATNYWVDAIYAKPSTHSIGGTITGAVVSGVSVALSGASSATAVTNASGSYSFSGLVDGNYTVKASGAGLAFTPATQAVTVSGSHQLGVNFVDTAVTASYVVSGVVTGGAGVTVALTGAATASTTTNASGAYSFPSVANGSYVITPSSTLYTIAPASESIIVNGANLTAAAFKATLITYSISGTITSGSGATVKLSGAATATMTASSTGAYSFAGLANGSYTVTPTKSGTTYLPASTAITLNNANATANFAPAFTISGTISGAGGSGATVALSGAATATTTASSTGAYSFPGHVNGSYTVTPSKTGYTFTPVATTVTVNGANATANFTSAVKTYTITGTISGAGGSGASVKLTGAATATVTATSAGVYTFTGVANGSYTVTPTKAGFTFTPASTAIVVNGANGTANFTAVAQTFTLSGTISGAGGSGATVKLSGASTATVVASASGAYSFTGLAAGAYTVTPTKSGHIILPSSQSTTIKTANVALNFLSF from the coding sequence TTGGCACAGTGCAGTGCTCCTGCGAATGCAATCGTGGCGGAGAACTGTCTGACCGGTAATCCGTCGAGCGAATGGGACCTGAATACACCGGATGGTGGAGACCCGACGATTCAGGGTTTTGCCACGGACATCAGCGTGAACCAAGGCGGCACAGTTACGTTCAAAATTAATACGACTGCGCTTGCGTATACGCTCTCGATCTATCGGGTGGGCTACTACGGTGGGCTCGGAGCACGCAAGGTGGCCAATCTCTCCGTGTCCCTTCCGCAGGCGCAGAGCCAGCCAGCCTGCATGACGGATGCCAGCGTTGGCCTTGTGGACTGCGGTAACTGGGCGGTGTCCGCGACGTGGCAGGTGCCGGCGACGGCTGTCTCCGGCGTCTACTTCGCGCACTTAGTTCGAACCGATACTGGCGGCGACAGTCATGTCGTCTTCGTCGTGCGTAACGATACGAGTCACTCAGCCATTCTTTACCAGACCTCGGATGAGACGTGGCAGGCCTACAACTACTATGGCGGAGGAAGCCTGTATGGTCCTGCGTCTCCGAATTTTAATCTGAGTGCGCGTTCGTACAAGGTGAGCTACAACCGGCCATTCTTGACGCGCGGTTTCGCGCAGGAGTCGGACACGTGGCTGTTCGGTCCCGAGTTCCCGATGATTCAGTGGCTTGAGCAGAACGGCTACGATGTGACCTACTCTACGGGCGTCGATGCGACCCGGAGCGGGACGTTGATCCAGAATCACAAGCTGTATATGGACTCAGGCCATGATGAATACTGGGCTGGTACTCAGCGAACGAACGTCCAGGCGGCGCGCGATGCGGGTGTAAACCTGGCGTTCTTTAGCGGCAACACTATGTTCTGGAAGACGCGTTGGGAAAACAGCATTGATGGGACGAATACTCCGAATCGAACACTGGTCTGTTACAAGGAGACGCTTGCATTTGCAAAGATCGATCCGAGCGACCCTCCCACGTGGACGGGAACCTACCGTGATCCGAGCTTCAGTCCGCCTGCTGATGGGGGTATTCCGGAGAATGCGGTGACCGGTACGTTGTTCGTAGTCAACGGGACCGGTGCTGACAACGACGGAAGCCTGACGATGAAAATTCCCGCGGCTGAAGGCGCGATGCGCTTCTGGCGCAACACTGCTGCGGCGACCCTTGGTACGAATGCGACCCTCACCTTGCCTCCTGGTTCGATTGGATACGAATGGGATACGGATGCTGATAATGGTTTCCGTCCTGCCGGTCTGTTCGACTTGTCGAGTTCGTCGTACACGCTAACCTCGGACCTGTTGCTTGACTATGGTGCAACCTATGGGGCGGGTAATGCTGTGCACCACATGACGTTTTATCGTGCACCGAGCGGCGCGCTGGTGTTCAGTGCAGGGACGATCAACTGGTCGTGGGGCCTGAACAGCAATCATCAGAATCCATTCAACTTCACGACGCCGGCTCCTAGTGCGACGATGCAGCAGGCAACGGTAAATCTTTTTGCTGACATGGGCGTGCAGCCAACAACGCTGCAGGCAGGTATTGTGGCGGCAACGGCGTCTACAGATGTGACGCCGCCTACCTCTAGCATTACATCGCCGGCCGCTGGTGCCGCTCTGAATGCGGGAAGCACGGTGACGGTGACGGGAACGGCGCACGATGTCGGGGGCGTGGTTGCAGCAGTGGAATTCTCCAGTGACAATGGAACGACATGGCATCCTGCAACTGGACGAGCGACCTGGACCTATACCTGGACGCCATCGGTAGTCGGTTCGACGACGCTTCTGAGCAGGGCAGTAGACGATAGCGGCAATCTTGAAGCGCAGCACAACGGACAGCTCGTAACGGTATCCCCGCAAGTATGTCCGTGCGGCGGCTTCAATGCTTCCGCTGCTCCCGTAAATGCTGACAGTGGTGATGGAACAGCGGTTGAGGTTGGGATGAAATTCCGAGCAGACTCAAACGGTTCTGTTCTGGGTGTGCGGTTTTACAAGGCTGCCGCAAACACGGGACAGCACGTAGGGCACATCTGGTCGAGCAGTGGAACGCAGCTAGGTACCGCCAACTTTGTCGGCGAGAGTGCCTCGGGCTGGCAGGCGGTGAACTTCTCGGCACCGATACCGGTTGTTGCGAACACGACCTACGTAGTGTCGTACTTTGCACCAGCGGGGCACTACTCCGCTGACCAATATGCGTTCCAGCAAACAGGCATCGACGATCCACCGGTCCATATCCTGGCGAACGGGGTCGACGGTCCGGATGGTGTGTTTACTTATGGTACGACCGGCGGATTTCCGTCGTCCGGCAACCTTGCGACGAACTACTGGGTTGATGTGATTTACACCTCGTCCAACACGTATAACATGTCCGGAACGGTGAGCGGCTATGGAGGCGTGGGGGCCACGTTGACCCTGAGCGGACCAGAGTCTTCGGCCGCCGTCGCAGATGCCAATGGTGCGTTTACCTTCAGCGGCCTGGTCAATGGAACGTACAGTGTTACACCGAGCAACCCTGGTGTCACGTTTACCCCAGCCGCTCAGACGGTGGTGATCAACGGGGGTGTTGTTACCGGGGTGAACTTTACAGCCGTCGTAACCAATCCGCTGAGCATCGCAGGAACGATAAGCGGCGGCGGCGGTGTGACAGTCAACTTGACTGGATCAACGACCGCAACGACGACTACAAACGCTTCCGGAAATTATTCCTTCACGGGTTTACTTGGTGGGACGTTTACAGTAACGCCTATCCTTACGGGTTACAGCTTTACTCCGGGTTCGCAGACCGTGACGCTGTCTGGAAGCAGCGCCAGTGCGGTGAATTTTGCTGGCGTGCTCTGTAACTGCTCGTCCATCTGGCAACCCTCCGCCGTGCCGGGTTTGATCGATGCAAACGACGCGACACCGGTTGAACTGGGAGTCAAGTTCCGGGCTGATAGTGCGGGGCTGATCACCGGCGTGAGGTTCTACAAGGCTGGCGCGAACACAGGAACACATATTGGACATTTGTGGACGAGTGCGGGTGTGCAGCTTGGCAGCGCAACATTCACGAATGAGTCAGCGTCTGGCTGGCAGAGTGTCACCTTTGCATCACCGATTTCAGTGCAGGCCAATACGACGTATATTGCGTCCTACTTTACGCCGACTGGCCACTACTCCGCCGACACCAATTATTTTGCAACAGCAGGAGTCGATAGCCCGCCGCTGCATGCGCTAGCCAACGGAGTTGATGGCGCGAACGGGGTATATCTCTATACGTCGAGCGGTGCATTTCCGACAAACACCTATGCTTCTACAAACTACTGGGTCGATGTTGTGTATGTGCCTGCGCAGGCCTATCCACTTACAGGGACGGTAGCCGGTGGAGCGGGGGCAACGGTCGCCCTTATGAGCACGGCAGGTGCGACGGTTGCAACGACCGTGGCGGATGGTTCGGGTAATTATTCCTTCACCGCGTATTCGGGAACCTATTCAGTCATCCCTTCGCTTAGCGGCACTGTCTTTACTCCCGGCAATCAGAATGTCACGGTAGGGTCGGCTGCGCTGACGGGCGTGAACTTCTCAGTGCCAACGATCTGTCCCTGCACCACGATCTGGCCGGGATCGGTGCAGCCTGGCACAATCGATTCAGCCGATACACAGCCGTACGAGCTGGGCGTAAAGATCACCGCCGACTCGGACGGATACATTCTCGGAATACGCTTCTATAAGAGTGCAGCTAATGCAGGAGCGCACCTGGGTAATCTCTGGTCGACGACCGGAACGCTGCTTGCGTCGGCGAGCTTCACGAGTGAGAGCGGTTCAGGCTGGCAGCAGGTCTTCTTTGGAAGCCCTGTGGCGGTGACAGCAGGGACGACGTATGTCGCTTCCTACTTTACCCCGGTGGGACGTTACTCTTCCGACTCTGCATTCTTCGCTAGTGCCGGAGTCGACACGCCACCACTGCATGCTCTTTCGAACGGTGCGGGCGCTGGAGACGGAGTCTTCCTGAACGCTGCGACAAGCGGCTTCCCGACATCGTCCTATAACGCCACGAACTACTGGGTGGATGCGATCTACGCGAAGCCTTCGACACACAGCATCGGTGGGACGATCACCGGAGCCGTTGTATCAGGAGTGAGCGTGGCACTGAGCGGAGCGTCGAGTGCTACGGCGGTTACCAATGCGTCGGGCTCTTATAGCTTCAGTGGATTGGTTGACGGCAACTACACGGTAAAGGCAAGCGGTGCAGGGCTGGCGTTTACTCCTGCAACGCAGGCGGTTACCGTGAGCGGGTCTCACCAACTCGGTGTAAATTTTGTGGATACTGCTGTGACGGCGTCTTACGTGGTGTCTGGCGTAGTCACCGGCGGTGCAGGAGTGACGGTCGCGCTGACGGGCGCGGCCACGGCGAGTACAACTACAAACGCTTCGGGAGCCTACAGCTTCCCCTCAGTGGCGAATGGATCGTATGTAATCACGCCATCGAGCACGCTCTACACAATAGCTCCTGCGAGTGAGTCGATCATTGTGAACGGGGCGAATCTTACGGCCGCTGCATTCAAGGCGACGTTGATCACTTACTCGATTAGTGGAACGATCACCTCGGGATCTGGAGCTACGGTCAAACTGAGTGGCGCGGCTACCGCAACAATGACAGCGAGCAGCACGGGCGCTTACAGTTTTGCGGGCCTTGCTAATGGTAGTTATACGGTGACCCCGACGAAGTCTGGCACCACGTACCTGCCAGCCAGTACGGCGATCACTCTAAACAATGCGAATGCCACGGCAAACTTTGCACCGGCATTTACCATTTCAGGTACGATCAGCGGCGCAGGCGGATCTGGAGCTACGGTTGCTCTGAGTGGTGCGGCGACCGCAACGACGACAGCGAGCAGTACCGGGGCGTATAGCTTTCCAGGTCACGTGAACGGTTCCTATACGGTCACGCCGAGTAAGACGGGTTACACCTTCACTCCGGTGGCCACGACAGTGACCGTCAATGGCGCGAATGCCACGGCGAACTTTACGTCGGCGGTGAAGACCTACACGATCACGGGCACTATCAGCGGTGCTGGTGGTTCGGGAGCCAGCGTCAAACTGACCGGCGCTGCAACGGCGACCGTTACGGCAACGAGCGCTGGTGTCTATACCTTCACGGGAGTGGCGAACGGCAGCTACACGGTGACACCAACGAAGGCGGGCTTTACGTTTACGCCTGCGAGCACAGCGATCGTCGTCAACGGAGCGAACGGCACTGCGAACTTCACGGCCGTGGCACAGACGTTTACGCTCTCAGGAACGATCTCGGGAGCAGGCGGGTCTGGGGCGACGGTCAAGCTGAGTGGCGCCAGCACTGCGACCGTGGTGGCCAGCGCGTCGGGGGCGTATAGCTTCACCGGCTTGGCAGCCGGTGCGTACACCGTTACGCCAACAAAGTCCGGTCACATCATCCTGCCATCGTCGCAGTCCACTACGATCAAGACCGCAAACGTAGCACTTAACTTTCTCTCATTCTAG